The Glycine soja cultivar W05 chromosome 6, ASM419377v2, whole genome shotgun sequence genome has a window encoding:
- the LOC114415562 gene encoding uncharacterized protein At4g00950-like: protein MVSESENNKCSDDHVLTKLSFLISRPTMPPETLMSPPQNTISVPFKWEEAPGKPRHCHTESDPEDSTTAVKKTLELPPRLLFLLDSTNKVSDVDGPSPTTVLDGPYVGRAMSFTTSYRTPRANWNSNFGSSRWSGYKKFTTEDAEGSFDFSSHSCSSMPNVKITRVPRRGSFWVLSKQRSHMWASIYESLKQVVPWRRKQQTQKKFASKFDTV from the exons ATGGTGTCTGAGTCAGAGAATAACAAGTGTAGTGATGATCATGTGCTGACAAAGCTCTCTTTCTTAATCTCACGCCCGACCATGCCGCCGGAAACTCTCATGTCGCCGCCGCAGAACACGATCTCGGTTCCCTTCAAGTGGGAGGAAGCACCGGGGAAGCCTAGGCATTGCCACACCGAATCGGATCCCGAGGACAGTACTACTGCCGTTAAAAAAACCTTGGAGCTGCCTCCCAGGTTGTTGTTTCTGTTGGACAGTACCAACAAGGTTTCCGACGTGGACGGGCCTTCTCCTACGACCGTGCTTGATGGGCCTTACGTGGGCCGGGCCATGTCCTTCACCACCTCCTATAGGACTCCCAGGGCTAACTGGAATTCCAATTTTGGCTCCTCCAGGTGGAGCGGTTACAAGAAGTTTACCACCGAGGATGCTGAGGGCAGTTTTGACTTTTCATCCCACTCCTGCTCTTCTATGCCTAACGTGAAGATCACAAGGGTTCCAAGACGAGGAAGCTTCTGGGTTCTGTCTAAGCAAAGGTCACATATGTGG GCAAGCATTTATGAAAGCCTTAAGCAAGTGGTCCCATGGAGACGCAAGCAACAGACACAGAAAAAATTTGCTTCCAAATTTGACACTGTTTAG